The Coffea eugenioides isolate CCC68of chromosome 8, Ceug_1.0, whole genome shotgun sequence genome has a segment encoding these proteins:
- the LOC113779921 gene encoding cyclin-A2-2-like → MSQENKRSNFEEPAMRITRARAKALGQSGGLPPLYPSSKPNDKRVLRPNFKRTAPDENKPVTTAAACHQHKKRAVLNDVTNIICKNSYRRCISSPKLQEKKHSIKRNAKVVPAARGEKPENKEEKIENLTCEMKIKAEEKINLSENIRVCMGIKSNEAIGIRGCLVANLAPIKQNHSKDDEPQNQPKREKIEPGLKHEGSDDQGITDIDAKHKDPLMCSLYAPDIYRIMTAMELGRRPSVVYMEKLQRDITQGMRGILIDWLVEVSEEYRLVPDTLYLTVNLIDRFLSGNYIEKQKLQLLGVTCMLIASKYEEICAPRVEEFCFITDNTYGKDEVVKMESRVLNFLGFQLSLPTTKKFLRRFIQAAQASYEVPSVELEFLANYLAELTLLEYSFVKLLPSLTAASAVFLARWTLDQSDHPWNPTLEYYTSYKVQELKTTVLALQDLQLNKSGCPLNAIREKYRQTKFKSVATLSSLKPVQPLFEQHLGI, encoded by the exons ATGAGTCAGGAAAATAAGCGTTCAAATTTTGAAGAGCCAGCAATGCGCATTACTCGTGCACGGGCTAAGGCCTTGGGCCAGTCTGGAGGACTGCCGCCACTTTACCCTTCTTCCAAACCTAATGATAAACGAGTCCTTCGTCCAAACTTCAAAAGAACTGCACCTGATGAAAACAAACCTGTTACTACTGCTGCTGCTTGTCATCAGCATAAGAAAAGGGCTGTACTTAATGATGTAACTAATATAATCTGCAAAAATTCTTACAGAAGGTGCATCAGTTCACCCAAGCTACAG GAGAAAAAGCACTCTATCAAGAGAAATGCAAAGGTGGTACCTGCTGCTCGTGGAGAAAAACCTGAGAATAAAGAGGAGAAGATTGAGAACTTAACTTgcgaaatgaaaataaaggcagAGGAAAAAATTAACCTGTCAGAAAATATCAGAGTGTGCATGGGTATTAAATCAAATGAAGCCATCGGCATAAGAGGCTGTCTTGTAGCAAATCTTGCACCTATAAAGCAGAACCACAGCAAGGATGATGAGCCCCAGAATCAGCCAAAGAGAG AAAAAATTGAGCCTGGCCTGAAACATGAAGGTTCAGATGATCAAGGAATTACTGATATTGATGCAAAACATAAAGATCCCCTGATGTGCAGCCTCTACGCACCTGACATTTACAGAATTATGACTGCTATGGAG CTTGGCCGGAGGCCTTCAGTTGTTTACATGGAAAAGTTGCAGAGAGATATTACGCAGGGTATGCGTGGTATTCTGATTGATTGGCTTGTGGAG GTTTCTGAAGAGTACAGGCTTGTTCCGGACACCCTTTACCTGACTGTAAATCTCATTGATCGTTTTCTCAGTGGAAATTACATTGAGAAACAAAAGCTGCAACTGCTTGGAGTTACCTGCATGCTAATTGCTTC GAAGTATGAAGAAATTTGTGCTCCTCGTGTGGAAGAGTTTTGCTTCATCACAGACAACACCTATGGAAAAGATGAG GTGGTAAAGATGGAAAGCAGAGTTTTGAACTTTTTGGGGTTTCAGTTGTCGCTTCCTACCACGAAGAAGTTCCTTAG gaGGTTCATCCAAGCAGCACAAGCTTCTTATGAG GTTCCTTCTGTCGAACTGGAGTTTTTAGCAAATTATTTAGCAGAACTAACTCTTCTTGAGTACAGTTTCGTGAAGCTTCTTCCATCACTTACTGCTGCATCTGCTGTATTTTTGGCCAGATGGACACTTGATCAGTCAGACCACCCATGG AATCCAACTCTGGAATATTATACTAGTTATAAGGTGCAGGAGCTGAAAACAACAGTTCTTGCATTGCAAGATTTACAACTAAATAAAAGTGGTTGCCCCCTTAATGCCATACGTGAAAAGTACAGGCAGACAAAG TTCAAGTCCGTGGCAACTCTATCATCTTTGAAACCAGTTCAACCACTGTTCGAGCAACATCTCGGTATATGA
- the LOC113781285 gene encoding serine/threonine protein phosphatase 2A 57 kDa regulatory subunit B' kappa isoform: protein MLKHIFSRLPRKSLSKAESLDSSDPFCQNSGCSSGRGAGGGALKRASSAVFPASVVAGFEPLVPFKDVPSSEKMNLFISKLSLCCVVFDFTNPSKNTSEKELKRATLIELVDFVSSNTVKYSEPAILVVCKMCAVNLFRVFPPDHRSKNNSSHASENDDDEPTFDPAWSHLQLVYDLLLKFATSSALEAKVAKKYLNHSFIVRLLELFDAEDPRERDCLKAVLHRIYGKFMVHRPFIRRSISNVFYRFVLETEKHNGIAELLEIFGSVITGFALPLKEEHKIFLWRVLLPLHKSKSLGVYYQQLSYCVTQFIEKDPKLASTVVQGLLKYWPITNSQKEVMFLSELEEILEAIHVAEFQKVMVPLFWRIGCCISSYHFQVAERALFLWNNDQIATLIAHNRHVILPIIFPALENNAQSHWNHAVLNLTLNVRSMFKEMDDALFLACHLRYKEEKEQLNLAAQKRKEAWEHLENAASLKPIAENIAVLVTPLATSIRC from the exons ATGCTGAAGCACATTTTCAGCAGGCTCCCTAGAAAATCCCTTTCCAAAGCTGAGTCACTTGATTCATCTGACCCTTTTTGCCAAAATAGCGGCTGCAGTTCAGGAAGGGGGGCGGGTGGAGGAGCTCTCAAGAGGGCCTCTTCAGCTGTTTTTCCAGCAAGTGTGGTTGCAGGGTTTGAGCCATTGGTGCCTTTCAAAGATGTTCCCAGCTCTGAAAAGATGAATCTTTTCATTAGTAAGTTAAGTCTCTGCTGTGTAGTATTTGATTTTACTAATCCAAGTAAGAACACCTCAGAGAAGGAGTTAAAAAGAGCTACATTGATTGAACTAGTTGATTTTGTGTCATCCAATACAGTGAAGTACTCGGAACCCGCAATTTTAGTTGTTTGTAAGATGTGTGCAGTTAATCTATTTCGTGTTTTCCCGCCTGACCATAGGTCAAAAAATAATAGTTCACATGCTAGtgaaaatgatgatgatgaacCTACATTCGATCCTGCGTGGTCGCATTTGCAGTTAGTGTACGATTTATTGCTTAAGTTCGCTACTTCATCTGCATTAGAAGCTAAGGTGGCTAAGAAGTATTTGAATCATTCATTTATTGTACGATTACTTGAGTTGTTTGATGCTGAAGATCCAAGGGAAAGAGACTGTCTAAAAGCTGTTTTGCACAGGATATATGGGAAGTTTATGGTTCACCGGCCCTTTATAAGGAGAAGCATAAGTAATGTGTTTTATAGGTTTGTGCTTGAGACCGAGAAGCATAATGGAATTGCTGAATTGTTGGAGATTTTTGGGAGTGTGATAACAGGGTTTGCATTGCCATTGAAGGAGGAGCATAAAATCTTTCTGTGGAGGGTTTTGCTGCCGCTGCACAAGTCAAAATCTTTGGGAGTTTACTACCAGCAGTTGTCGTACTGTGTAACGCAGTTTATTGAGAAGGATCCGAAGTTAGCTAGCACTGTAGTTCAGGGACTGTTAAAGTACTGGCCAATAACAAATAGCCAGAAAGAGGTGATGTTTCTCAGTGAGCTGGAAGAGATTTTAGAAGCAATCCATGTTGCTGAATTCCAAAAGGTCATGGTCCCGTTATTTTGGCGGATCGGATGCTGCATTAGCAGTTACCACTTTCAG GTAGCTGAAAGGGCTCTTTTCCTTTGGAATAATGATCAAATTGCCACTCTGATTGCACATAATCGGCATGTGATACTGCCAATCATATTCCCAGCTCTTGAAAACAATGCTCAGAGCCATTGGAACCATGCCGTGCTGAATTTGACTTTAAATGTAAGAAGCATGTTTAAAGAGATGGATGATGCATTATTCCTTGCTTGCCATTTGCGTTacaaagaggaaaaagaacaaCTAAACTTGGCAGCTCAAAAGCGGAAGGAAGCATGGGAACACTTGGAAAATGCTGCCAGTCTGAAGCCAATAGCAGAAAACATTGCAGTTCTGGTAACACCTTTAGCAACTTCAATTCGTTGTTAA